A genomic region of Fervidobacterium gondwanense DSM 13020 contains the following coding sequences:
- a CDS encoding rod shape-determining protein, whose translation MFGRSDLGIDLGTANTLVYVRGKGIVINEPSVISINVETNEIIKVGVEAKKMLGKTPSYIQAIRPLKDGVIADYDVALAMLTYFINKAQEKFSFFRPRVVIGVPVGVTEVESRALLTAGKEAGAKKVFLIEEPMATALGAGLPVEEPQGNMVIDIGGGTTEAAVISLGSIVTSTSTRIAGDEFDEAIIQYVREIYRVSIGVRTAERVKIEIGNVYPLKEFDELQTEVVGIELSSGLPKRLILTGGEIREAIRPTAMQIVETAKVTLENTPPELVADITERGIVVAGGGSLLRGITDLLSKETGIKVYQAEDPMTCVAKGAGMVLDKIDILARLKTAE comes from the coding sequence ATGTTTGGCAGGTCTGATCTCGGAATAGACCTTGGCACGGCGAACACGCTCGTGTACGTAAGGGGGAAGGGGATTGTAATAAACGAACCTTCCGTCATATCGATCAACGTAGAAACGAATGAGATAATAAAAGTTGGCGTCGAAGCTAAGAAGATGCTTGGAAAAACGCCGAGTTACATACAAGCGATAAGGCCGTTAAAAGACGGAGTTATCGCAGATTACGACGTTGCACTTGCGATGCTTACGTACTTCATAAACAAAGCACAGGAAAAATTCTCTTTCTTCAGACCAAGGGTAGTCATCGGCGTTCCAGTCGGCGTTACGGAAGTTGAAAGCAGAGCATTGCTTACTGCTGGAAAAGAAGCCGGCGCGAAGAAGGTGTTTTTGATAGAAGAGCCGATGGCAACAGCACTTGGTGCGGGTTTACCGGTTGAAGAACCTCAGGGAAACATGGTTATAGACATAGGTGGTGGAACAACAGAAGCAGCCGTCATATCGCTCGGCTCAATAGTCACGTCAACCTCAACAAGGATTGCGGGCGACGAATTCGACGAAGCGATAATACAGTACGTCAGGGAGATATACAGAGTTTCGATTGGAGTGAGGACAGCAGAGCGCGTTAAGATAGAAATAGGTAATGTCTATCCACTAAAAGAATTTGATGAACTCCAAACGGAAGTTGTTGGAATAGAACTTTCAAGTGGACTTCCAAAGCGCCTCATACTCACTGGTGGTGAAATACGTGAAGCGATAAGACCGACAGCGATGCAGATAGTTGAGACTGCGAAAGTTACGCTTGAAAATACGCCTCCAGAACTCGTTGCGGACATAACGGAAAGAGGAATCGTTGTAGCTGGTGGTGGCTCACTTTTAAGAGGCATAACAGATCTGTTGTCCAAAGAAACAGGAATCAAAGTTTACCAGGCTGAAGACCCGATGACGTGCGTTGCGAAAGGTGCCGGAATGGTGCTTGACAAAATCGACATACTGGCGAGGTTGAAAACTGCAGAATGA
- the alaS gene encoding alanine--tRNA ligase, protein MKYMTSDEIREAYLKFFETKGHKRLPSASLIPDDPQLMFTVAGMVPFKPIFWGKVDPIYPRVTTCQKCVRTNDIENVGRTPRHHTFFEMLGNFSFGDYFKKEAIAWAWEFVTKVLEMPEEKLWVTIYEYDDESFEIWKSIGVPEYKIIRMGKEDNFWGPAGPTGPCGPCSEIHYDTGIEVPVKDGGTPNPGNTDGRFIEIWNLVFTEFYQDEEGKLHPLPRKNIDTGAGLERISAMMQGVLWNFDTDLFKPIIDTIQNVLNVKYKEDPKKDVSIRVIADHVRAVTFMIGDGVLPSNEGRGYVLRRVLRRALRHGALLGAKEPFLYKIVDSVVKKMGHVYPEIVEKQSFVETIIKAEEQKFITNLSRGLELVQKIVSASGKISAEDAFKLYDTYGFPIDILRDIAQENNYELDEAGFEKYLQQQRERSRKAQGEVEFAQKTGYETLDLETVFVGYDTMESESTVLKIKKDNEFVEELETEGMECELVLDITPFYAEKGGQVADRGTINWSNGRFEVEYVYNPVEGIIVHKGKLYGKIKVGEKILSAVDEKRRWTMRNHTATHLLHAALRKVLGTHVRQAGSLVEPERLRFDFTHYQALTKEEIKQIEDMVNEVILQAIPVVTEVKSYDEAVKEGAMALFEEKYGDFVRVVKVADFSEELCGGTHVRNTGEIGLFKIISESAVSAGVRRIEAITGMNSLEYLRNRESILESLKERLEVPMSEISVKVEKIIEEKKALEKELASLKIKLINPETIASSSKSFEGINYLSFVFDSVEPEVLKDLTDDVSERIKGIVLLISKLEGKIVFTIKVPKELTSTYNAGNIAKAVAKVLGGGGGGSPTFAQAGGKLQEKIPEALELFEKIIRREVQ, encoded by the coding sequence GTGAAATACATGACTAGCGATGAGATTAGAGAAGCGTATCTGAAATTTTTTGAAACCAAAGGCCATAAGAGACTCCCGAGTGCTTCGCTCATTCCAGACGACCCGCAGCTCATGTTCACAGTTGCAGGTATGGTACCGTTCAAACCTATATTTTGGGGAAAAGTCGACCCGATATATCCGAGAGTCACAACATGCCAGAAATGTGTTAGGACTAACGACATAGAGAACGTTGGGCGCACACCGAGGCACCACACGTTCTTTGAGATGCTTGGAAACTTCTCATTTGGTGATTACTTCAAAAAAGAAGCTATCGCATGGGCTTGGGAATTCGTCACTAAAGTCCTTGAAATGCCGGAAGAAAAATTGTGGGTTACCATATACGAATACGATGACGAATCGTTCGAAATCTGGAAGAGCATAGGTGTGCCGGAATACAAAATAATTAGGATGGGTAAAGAAGACAACTTCTGGGGACCTGCTGGTCCAACCGGTCCTTGTGGTCCTTGCTCTGAGATACACTATGACACAGGTATAGAAGTTCCCGTGAAAGATGGCGGAACACCGAATCCGGGAAACACCGATGGCAGATTCATTGAAATTTGGAACCTCGTCTTTACCGAATTTTACCAAGACGAAGAGGGCAAATTACATCCGCTACCTAGAAAGAACATAGACACCGGCGCTGGACTTGAACGTATCAGCGCAATGATGCAGGGCGTACTGTGGAACTTCGATACTGACCTCTTCAAGCCTATAATTGACACCATCCAAAACGTGCTAAACGTAAAATACAAAGAAGATCCGAAAAAAGACGTATCGATAAGGGTTATCGCCGACCATGTCAGAGCAGTCACGTTCATGATAGGAGACGGAGTGCTTCCTTCAAACGAAGGAAGAGGTTACGTACTTAGAAGGGTGCTTAGAAGAGCGCTCAGGCACGGCGCACTTCTCGGTGCAAAAGAGCCATTCCTTTACAAAATAGTCGACAGCGTAGTGAAAAAGATGGGGCACGTCTATCCTGAGATTGTTGAGAAGCAGAGCTTTGTAGAAACGATCATTAAGGCGGAAGAGCAGAAGTTCATTACAAACCTTTCGAGAGGTCTTGAATTAGTGCAGAAAATAGTCTCTGCAAGCGGAAAGATTTCAGCTGAGGACGCGTTTAAGCTCTACGACACATACGGCTTTCCAATAGATATACTCAGAGACATCGCACAGGAGAACAACTACGAGCTCGACGAGGCAGGGTTTGAGAAATACTTACAGCAGCAACGCGAAAGGTCAAGAAAAGCCCAGGGCGAAGTGGAATTTGCTCAAAAAACGGGGTACGAAACGCTTGATTTAGAAACAGTATTCGTCGGATACGACACGATGGAGTCTGAAAGCACTGTCCTGAAGATCAAGAAGGACAACGAATTTGTCGAAGAACTCGAAACAGAAGGCATGGAATGTGAGTTAGTTCTTGACATAACACCATTCTACGCAGAAAAAGGTGGACAAGTTGCAGACAGGGGCACTATAAATTGGTCAAACGGAAGATTTGAAGTTGAATACGTGTACAATCCAGTTGAGGGTATAATTGTCCACAAAGGTAAACTGTATGGTAAGATAAAGGTAGGAGAAAAGATACTTTCCGCTGTTGATGAAAAAAGAAGATGGACAATGCGAAACCACACTGCAACCCACTTGTTGCACGCAGCACTTAGGAAGGTATTGGGAACACACGTGCGCCAAGCAGGTTCTCTTGTTGAACCGGAAAGATTGAGATTCGACTTTACTCACTACCAGGCACTGACAAAAGAAGAAATCAAACAAATAGAAGATATGGTAAACGAAGTAATTCTGCAAGCCATTCCGGTTGTCACTGAAGTGAAGAGCTACGACGAAGCGGTTAAAGAAGGTGCGATGGCTCTCTTCGAAGAAAAATACGGAGATTTCGTCAGGGTCGTAAAAGTGGCAGACTTCAGCGAAGAGCTCTGCGGAGGTACGCACGTTAGAAACACGGGAGAGATTGGACTTTTCAAAATAATTTCCGAAAGTGCGGTTAGTGCCGGTGTGAGGAGAATAGAAGCGATAACTGGAATGAACTCGCTCGAATACTTGAGAAATCGCGAATCGATTTTGGAAAGCTTGAAAGAACGCCTTGAAGTGCCGATGAGCGAAATAAGTGTAAAAGTCGAAAAGATAATAGAAGAAAAGAAAGCTCTCGAAAAGGAACTTGCAAGCCTCAAAATAAAGCTCATAAACCCGGAAACGATAGCCAGCAGTTCAAAGAGCTTCGAAGGAATCAATTACCTATCGTTTGTCTTTGATTCCGTCGAGCCTGAAGTGCTGAAAGACCTGACTGACGATGTCTCTGAAAGGATAAAGGGTATCGTCCTGCTCATATCCAAACTTGAAGGAAAAATCGTCTTCACAATCAAAGTACCAAAAGAACTGACAAGCACATACAACGCAGGTAACATAGCCAAAGCTGTTGCAAAGGTCCTTGGCGGCGGTGGTGGTGGAAGTCCAACATTTGCACAAGCAGGCGGAAAGTTGCAGGAAAAGATACCTGAAGCACTTGAATTGTTTGAAAAAATAATCAGAAGGGAAGTGCAATGA
- a CDS encoding phosphatidate cytidylyltransferase, with the protein MGKVESKKNSSLKKETIQRIISALIVAPFVVFCFVSYQSLVGLVAAIVLISSSEFFFTTIKRINSWLAITYSAIVTTYPILYGVAFRKYPMELLSVIFMVGIIVALSKVRDREIITEVYFAYSVALVYISFLLSFFIPLYDVYGAAIALLTLTLSWTYDSFAYAFGMTMGKHKFGSYYSPNKSWEGFYGGIFGTFVYILIYQFVANSLFKSNMHITPIFAVVIAITTGIMDTFGDIFESSIKRHYNVKHMGNLMPGHGGMLDRIDGLLFMTPILYILFKFFY; encoded by the coding sequence ATGGGTAAAGTGGAGAGCAAGAAAAACAGCTCTTTAAAGAAAGAGACTATTCAAAGAATTATAAGTGCTCTAATAGTTGCACCGTTTGTCGTATTTTGCTTTGTCTCGTACCAGAGCTTAGTTGGACTCGTCGCTGCGATTGTCTTAATAAGCTCGAGTGAATTCTTTTTTACGACTATCAAAAGAATAAACAGCTGGCTCGCGATAACGTACTCTGCTATCGTTACAACGTATCCTATACTCTACGGCGTAGCTTTTAGAAAATACCCGATGGAATTACTTTCCGTTATATTCATGGTAGGAATAATCGTTGCACTCAGCAAAGTTAGAGATAGGGAGATAATAACCGAAGTTTATTTTGCTTACTCAGTGGCGCTTGTATACATAAGCTTTTTGCTTTCGTTTTTTATCCCGCTGTACGATGTATATGGAGCTGCTATAGCACTGCTTACGCTAACGCTTTCTTGGACATACGATAGTTTTGCTTACGCGTTTGGCATGACTATGGGAAAGCACAAATTCGGAAGTTACTATAGCCCAAACAAAAGCTGGGAAGGATTCTACGGAGGAATCTTCGGAACGTTTGTTTACATACTGATTTACCAATTCGTTGCTAACAGCCTCTTCAAATCGAACATGCACATAACTCCGATTTTTGCTGTCGTAATTGCAATCACAACGGGCATTATGGATACATTTGGTGACATATTCGAATCGTCCATAAAACGCCACTACAATGTCAAGCACATGGGCAACCTGATGCCAGGACACGGCGGAATGCTCGACAGAATCGATGGATTACTCTTCATGACACCAATTCTCTATATCTTATTTAAGTTTTTTTACTAA
- the uppS gene encoding polyprenyl diphosphate synthase, with the protein MDKPLTHIAFIMDGNGRWAQKQGKPRTYGHYVGAYKIEEVVRWCAARGVKYTTFYAFSTENWKRPPKEVEFILGLLVEKIGEFYERMSKENVRLRFIGRLDGLPDIVREKCIEYEEKTKDNTKIQVIMALNYGGRTEIVDAVKKIFEEKAEISEENFKNYLYAPDVPDPDLVVRTSGEMRISNFLIWQIAYSELYFSNLLWPEFSEEELDRAIESYRKRERRFGGIRGNG; encoded by the coding sequence ATGGACAAGCCATTAACCCATATAGCGTTCATAATGGACGGTAATGGCCGTTGGGCGCAGAAACAGGGCAAACCGAGAACCTACGGCCATTACGTGGGAGCTTACAAAATAGAAGAAGTTGTTAGATGGTGTGCAGCACGTGGTGTAAAATACACCACGTTTTATGCATTTTCAACGGAGAATTGGAAACGCCCGCCGAAAGAAGTTGAATTCATCTTAGGACTTCTTGTTGAAAAAATAGGTGAGTTTTACGAGCGCATGTCGAAAGAAAACGTGAGGCTCAGATTCATTGGACGGCTCGACGGACTTCCGGACATCGTTAGAGAAAAGTGCATTGAGTATGAAGAAAAGACAAAAGATAACACAAAAATACAAGTAATCATGGCGTTGAACTACGGCGGCAGGACTGAGATAGTCGATGCTGTGAAAAAGATATTCGAAGAAAAAGCTGAAATCAGCGAAGAAAATTTCAAAAACTACCTCTACGCACCGGATGTTCCAGACCCGGACCTTGTTGTGCGCACTTCGGGTGAAATGAGGATAAGCAACTTCTTAATCTGGCAGATTGCCTACAGTGAGCTATACTTTTCCAATTTGCTTTGGCCTGAATTTAGCGAAGAAGAGCTTGACAGGGCCATAGAATCCTACAGAAAGCGCGAACGCAGATTTGGGGGTATCAGGGGGAATGGGTAA